A single region of the Sorghum bicolor cultivar BTx623 chromosome 7, Sorghum_bicolor_NCBIv3, whole genome shotgun sequence genome encodes:
- the LOC8080621 gene encoding alpha,alpha-trehalose-phosphate synthase [UDP-forming] 5 — protein MASPSASDGELSPFPVEARRIVVTHRLPLRAEPNPDAPHGFDFSLDADALPHQFARGLPRPVVFVGALPSAAASIPASDELAADLLARFACSPVFMEPSLHTDFYDRFCKHYLWPMLHYLLPFTPSGGGGGLSFKADLYRAYLTANTQYADRVFEHLNPDEDLVFIHDYHLFALPTILRHKSPRARIAFFLHSPFPTSEIFRAIPVREELLRALLNADLVGFHNYDYARHFLSACARLLGVSSHTHRGYIGIDYFGRAVVVKILSVGVDMGQLREVLSSPETAAKAKEVATRFAGRRVLLGVDDVDLFKGIDLKLLAMERLLVLRPELCGRVVLVQINNPARSPGRDTDTVRAEVQATRDRINARFASPGYEPIVMIDEPLTMHEKLAFYTSADICVVTAVRDGLNRIPYIYTVCRQEGPISGGVAGAPRESAIVLSEFVGCSTSLGGAVHVNPWNVDDVAEGMSSALRLDGRDKQMRQEKHYRYVVTHDIAYWGRSLDQDLQRAGKDHASMNFLSVGLAMNFRIVVLGPNFQKLSPEHINPSYHRTGNRLILLDYDGTVMIPQGLITRDPSQELISVLNELCSDPKNTVFVVSGRRKDELARWLAPCERLGISAEHGYFTRWSRDSPWESPNMLVDYDWKNIVEPVMKHYCDVTDGSYIEAKETALVWHYEEADPVFGSSQAKELQDHLRDVLAKEPVSVKSGHQIVEVNPQEVGKGTAVQRLIAALGARGTMPDFILCVGDDGSDEDMFKAISAPPSSKSAFPEAAETFACTVGNKPSLAKYYLEDPDEVLKMLKGLIDSSAAQQRPMAGGGRPQVSFEDPGSR, from the exons ATGGCCTCCCCCTCCGCCTCCGATGGCGAGCTCTCGCCGTTCCCGGTGGAGGCGCGCCGCATCGTGGTCACCCACCGCCTCCCCCTCCGCGCGGAGCCCAATCCGGACGCGCCGCACGGCTTCGATTTCTCCCTCGACGCCGACGCGCTCCCGCACCAGTTCGCACGCGGTCTCCCCCGCCCCGTGGTCTTCGTCGGCGCGctcccctccgccgccgcgtcgATCCCTGCGTCCGACGAGCTCGCGGCCGATCTCCTCGCGCGCTTCGCTTGCAGCCCGGTGTTCATGGAGCCCAGCCTCCACACGGACTTCTACGACCGATTCTGCAAGCACTACCTGTGGCCGATGCTCCACTACCTCCTGCCGTTCACgccctccggcggcggcggcggcctgagCTTCAAAGCCGACCTCTACCGCGCCTACCTCACCGCCAACACGCAGTACGCCGACCGCGTGTTCGAGCATCTCAACCCCGACGAGGACCTCGTTTTCATCCACGACTACCATCTCTTCGCGCTCCCCACCATCCTCCGCCACAAGTCGCCGCGCGCCCGCATAGCCTTCTTCCTCCACTCTCCTTTCCCCACCTCGGAGATCTTCCGTGCCATCCCAGTTCGCGAGGAGCTCCTCCGCGCCCTCCTCAACGCCGACCTCGTGGGCTTCCATAACTACGATTACGCCCGCCACTTCCTTTCCGCCTGCGCTAGGCTCCTTGGCGTCTCCAGCCACACCCATCGCGGCTACATCGGCATCGACTACTTCGGCCGCGCTGTTGTCGTCAAGATCCTCTCCGTCGGTGTCGACATGGGCCAGCTACGTGAGGTGTTGTCGTCGCCGGAGACGGCAGCGAAGGCCAAGGAGGTTGCCACGAGGTTCGCCGGTCGGCGGGTGTTGCTCGGAGTAGACGATGTTGATCTGTTCAAGGGGATTGACCTCAAGCTCTTGGCCATGGAGAGGCTGCTAGTGTTGCGGCCGGAGCTGTGTGGCCGGGTGGTGCTCGTGCAGATCAACAACCCGGCGCGGAGTCCTGGGCGCGACACCGACACGGTTCGTGCGGAAGTGCAGGCGACGCGGGATCGGATCAATGCCCGCTTCGCCAGTCCGGGGTATGAACCGATCGTGATGATCGACGAACCCTTGACGATGCACGAGAAGCTGGCGTTCTACACCTCGGCGGACATCTGCGTCGTCACCGCCGTGCGCGACGGCCTGAACAGGATACCGTACATCTACACCGTGTGCCGGCAGGAGGGTCCGATCTCCGGCGGCGTGGCGGGCGCGCCGAGGGAGAGCGCCATCGTCCTCTCCGAGTTCGTCGGGTGCTCGACGTCCCTGGGCGGCGCGGTTCACGTCAACCCGTGGAACGTGGACGACGTCGCCGAGGGGATGAGCTCGGCGCTGAGGCTGGATGGGCGCGACAAGCAGATGCGGCAGGAGAAGCACTACAGGTATGTTGTCACGCACGACATTGCCTACTGGGGGCGATCGCTCGACCAGGACCTGCAGAGGGCGGGCAAAGATCACGCGTCGATGAACTTCTTGAGCGTTGGGCTCGCCATGAACTTCCGCATCGTCGTGCTTGGTCCCAACTTCCAGAAGCTCTCACCTGAGCACATTAATCCATCGTACCACCGTACCGGCAACAGGCTTATCTTACTGGACTATGATGGCACAGTGATGATTCCTCAGGGGCTGATCACCAGAGATCCTAGCCAGGAACTGATTAGCGTCCTGAATGAACTGTGCTCGGATCCAAAGAATACCGTCTTTGTAGTCAGTGGGCGGAGGAAGGATGAACTGGCTCGATGGCTTGCGCCCTGTGAGAGGCTGGGGATCTCTGCTGAGCACGGCTATTTCACAAG GTGGAGCAGGGATTCTCCATGGGAGTCACCCAATATGTTGGTTGACTATGATTGGAAAAACATTGTTGAGCCTGTAATGAAGCATTACTGCGATGTGACTGACGGGTCATACATTGAGGCTAAAGAAACAGCACTAGTCTGGCACTACGAGGAAGCTGATCCAGTTTTCGGATCAAGTCAGGCCAAAGAGCTCCAGGACCACCTGCGTGACGTGCTTGCCAAAGAGCCAGTATCTGTGAAAAGCGGCCATCAGATTGTGGAGGTTAATCCTCAG GAGGTGGGCAAAGGAACAGCCGTGCAGAGGCTCATTGCCGCCTTGGGAGCTCGCGGAACAATGCCAGATTTCATCCTATGCGTTGGCGACGATGGGTCTGACGAAGACATGTTCAAGGCTATCAGTGCTCCTCCTTCCAGCAAGTCTGCGTTCCCAGAGGCTGCCGAGACATTCGCCTGCACCGTCGGCAACAAGCCAAGCCTGGCCAAGTACTACCTGGAAGACCCCGACGAAGTTCTGAAGATGCTCAAGGGCCTGATCGACTCGTCGGCAGCGCAGCAGCGTCCCATGGCCGGGGGAGGGCGACCTCAGGTCTCGTTCGAGGACCCCGGCTCTCGGTAG